In Uranotaenia lowii strain MFRU-FL chromosome 2, ASM2978415v1, whole genome shotgun sequence, one genomic interval encodes:
- the LOC129743311 gene encoding uncharacterized protein LOC129743311, whose product MLMVTWGAQLAKSIKINHSFPIYKTVFWTDSKAVFSWIRSERRKYKEFVAHRVGQILEVSNPEDWRWVPTKDNAADDLTKWSKSTEIHSDSRWFRGPQFLYFAEQHWPHQTQEVEEFQEELRASVLFQNVVVSDGLSMRIGNVSKWTVLVRMVATVLRYMSNCKRCAQNLPIESLRTEAVRTNNQLKLKPGHYVPLRQEEYFAAENCLWRLAQREEYADEVATLLKQQDGRELKLERSSLLFDKSPFLDEFGVVRMEGRTERAEYASFDSRFPIILPKNHLVTKRLVDEFHRKSGHASRETVVNEVRQRFFINNLRAVVDKVISECQWCRIQKAKPQIPRMAPLPKQRMAVGAEAFSYVGLDYFGPLEVSIGRRREKRWVALFTCMTTRAVHLEVAYNLTTESCKMAVRRFVRRRRSPIEIFSDNGTNFVGASRELALQIRRINEGCADTFTSARTRWVFNPPSAPHMGGVWERMVRSVKVALNTLTDGGRLTDEILNTALVEVEDLINSRRLTYVSTNVKEDPEALTPNHFLKGMSAECLPPRNPIEVAEALRSKYVRAQQLADGIWNRWQAEYLPKLNKRPKWFNDVRQMQPGDLVFALEDNKRERGVVSKVFLGSDGRVRSAAVKTSKGEKTRPVSKLAVLEMPSSKPNEENRG is encoded by the coding sequence atgcttatggttacttggggaGCTCAGTTAGCGAAATccataaaaattaatcattcgTTTCCTATCTATAAAACTGTATTTTGGACGGATTCGAAGGCGGTGTTCTCGTGGATAAGATCAGAGCGTAGAAAGTACAAGGAGTTTGTTGCTCATCGGGTTGGGCAGATTCTTGAAGTATCAAACCCTGAAGACTGGCGATGGGTGCCCACGAAGGATAACGCGGCAGACGATTTGACAAAGTGGAGCAAGTCTACCGAGATCCACTCTGACAGCCGCTGGTTCCGTGGTCCACAGTTCTTGTATTTCGCAGAGCAGCATTGGCCCCATCAAACGCAGGAGGTGGAAGAATTCCAGGAAGAATTAAGAGCAAGCgtgttatttcaaaatgtcgTAGTTTCGGACGGACTATCGATGCGGATTGGAAATGTATCTAAGTGGACGGTTCTAGTTCGAATGGTAGCTACAGTTCTTCGCTACATGTCAAACTGCAAGCGCTGTGCGCAAAATCTACCGATCGAATCACTTCGTACCGAAGCAGTGAGAACTAATAACCAACTGAAGCTGAAACCAGGGCACTACGTTCCACTGCGTCAAGAAGAATATTTTGCAGCAGAAAATTGTCTTTGGCGCTTGGCACAGCGCGAAGAATACGCAGATGAAGTGGCGACGTTGTTGAAACAGCAAGATGGGAGAGAGTTGAAACTGGAACGATCGAGTCTGTTGTTTGACAAGTCACCCTTTTTAGATGAGTTTGGAGTGGTACGAATGGAAGGTAGAACGGAAAGAGCAGAGTATGCTTCATTTGATTCGAGATTCCCGATCATATTGCCGAAGAACCACCTCGTGACTAAGAGGCTTGTAGACGAGTTCCATCGAAAATCTGGGCATGCTAGTAGGGAAACGGTAGTGAACGAAGTTCGGCAAcggttttttatcaataacttgaGAGCAGTAGTGGACAAAGTTATAAGTGAATGCCAGTGGTGTAGAATACAAAAGGCTAAGCCGCAAATACCCAGGATGGCTCCATTACCGAAACAACGGATGGCAGTTGGAGCTGAGGCCTTTTCGTACGTAGGGTTGGATTATTTCGGACCGTTGGAGGTATCAATTGGGCGGCGACGGGAAAAGAGATGGGTGGCACTGTTCACGTGCATGACAACACGAGCTGTTCACCTGGAAGTCGCGTACAATTTAACAACAGAGTCGTGCAAGATGGCAGTAAGAAGATTCGTCAGGAGGAGAAGAAGTCCGATCGAAATTTTTTCTGATAACGGAACCAATTTTGTCGGAGCTAGCCGAGAACTCGCGCTGCAAATTCGCCGGATCAATGAAGGGTGTGCCGATACATTTACAAGTGCTAGAACTCGTTGGGTGTTCAACCCGCCTTCAGCACCCCATATGGGTGGCGTGTGGGAGCGTATGGTGAGGTCGGTGAAGGTAGCGTTAAATACATTAACAGACGGTGGAAGGCTCACGGATGAGATATTGAACACAGCCTTGGTTGAAGTGGAGGACTTAATTAATTCGCGGCGACTAACGTATGTGTCTACGAATGTGAAAGAAGACCCAGAAGCTTTAACACCTAACCATTTCCTGAAAGGGATGTCAGCAGAATGTTTGCCGCCTAGGAATCCAATAGAAGTCGCTGAAGCTCTCAGGAGTAAATATGTTCGGGCCCAACAGTTAGCAGACGGTATATGGAATCGTTGGCAAGCTGAATATCTACCAAAGCTGAACAAACGGCCAAAGTGGTTCAACGATGTTCGACAAATGCAACCGGGAGATCTGGTATTTGCCTTGGAGGATAACAAGCGTGAACGAGGAGTGGTTTCAAAAGTGTTCCTGGGAAGTGATGGCCGTGTACGATCAGCAGCAGTGAAAACCAGCAAAGGAGAGAAGACGAGACCCGTGTCAAAACTGGCAGTGCTAGAGATGCCTAGTAGTAAGCCCAACGAAGAAAACCGTGGATAG